In Fimbriimonadaceae bacterium, the genomic window GACAGCTTGCCGCTCTCGATGGCGCGATGCATGATGCTGTGGTCGAGCATCCCCAAGACTTGCTCCGGAAAGAGCGTCACAAAATCAATCTGCAGCATCGACTTCCGCCGCCAGCGCGTCGTCGGCGCTGATTCGTTCGCGAGGAGCAATGACTGCGGTTGGCCGTGCCGGCCGCGTGGCGAAGGCTCCCGTTAGCGCCTTCTCCTTCACGTTGAGTTCGCGAGCGCGCTCCTCGGCGCCAGGGGTGACCGGCCACAGGGTCTTGTCGGCCCAATAGCTATGCATGAACTCGCTCCACACCCGTTCGTAGGTCGCAATCGTCTTCGTGGCGAGCTTGGACCAATCAAAGTCCGCTTTCAGCCTGTCGCGAGCAGCTGCAACCAGCCGGTCGCTTCGCTGAGGATCGTTAAGGGTTCTCAAGATCGCCCAGGCCAGGCTGCCGGCATCTCCCGCAAAGCTCGTCGTTCCGGTCAGGTCGTGAAGAACGACCTCCTTCAGGCCTCCCGCGTCGCTGGAGACCACCGGCGCGCCGGCTGCCATGCCCTCCAGGGCGACGATTCCAAAGGGCTCATAGAGCGAGGGGAAGACGGCCACATCGGCAACCCGGTAAAGCTGGTGCAGCGACCGGTTCGCCATAAAGCCAGTAAACAGCACCTTCTCTTCGAGCCCGTACCAGCGGACGAACTTCTCAAAGCGCTCCCGATGGCCGCCGCCGACGATAAGGAATTTGGCATTGGGCTCGGAAGCGAGAATCGCACTCGCCGCATTCAGTAAGACGTGGATGCCTTTCTCGCGGACGAACCGACCGACATACATGACGATCTTTTCGTGAGGTAACGCCAGCCTCGATCGCCAGTCAGCCCGCTCCTTTTCCGACCAATCGAACTCGAATTTGGTGGGCTCCACCCCGTTGAAGATAACGTCCACCTTATCAGCGGGGCTGTGGAAGAGGCGCTGAACCTCACCCTTCATAAATTCGGAACAGACGATAATTCGCCAGGCCTCGTATGTCAGCCAATATTCCTGCTCGTGGATGTAGCGGCTGATGTCCGAATGGATACCTCCGTGCCGTCCGGCTTCCGTGGCATGGATCGTCGCCACGAGCGGTAACTGGTACTCGTACTTCAGCTCTCTTGCCGAATCCAGCGAAAGCCAGTCATGGGCGTGGAAGATCGTCGGCTGACCACCGGGCCTCCAGTCCTCGAGCAACTGCCGCACCCTTAAGTCCGTGGCCTGGTTTAGGAGCTGGATCTCATGGACAAAGTCATTCGGCTCCTCCTCCAAGTGGACACGATGGACCACGACCCCCGATGCTTCGACCTCTTCGTCCGGAGCTTGCGGCGTCGCCTTCGTTACGACGTGAACTTCGACGTCCTGCTTGACAAGCTGCTGGGAGAGCTCGAACACATGCGGACTGATCCCCCCGACGATCCGGGGTGGGTACTCCCAAGACAGCATGATGACGCGCATGTGCCCTCGGATTATAGTCGCTGGCCGATCAGCCCTCCAGAAACCTCACAAATCACCCGAAGTTTAGCGTCGAGGCGAATCAAATCATGTCTGCACCCGTCATGCCAACTCCGGAATACACGTCTCTCACCTGGACCGGTGAGCGGATGATTCCCAATGCCAGCGACGTACTCACCGAGATGTACCACTGGCAGCGGTATCTCTATTTCAGACCATGGTATGTCGACGCGGCTGTCGTCGACGCCGCCAGCGGTGAAGGGTATGGCATCAACTACGCCTCCGGCTTTACCACCAAAGCCCTTGGAATCGACATCAACGATGCTGCGGTGGACCACGGACGCCGGCGGTATCCCCATATTGAATTCGAGGTCAGTGATGTCACGAACTACGACTACAGTGGCGCCGACCTCGTCACCAGCTTCGAAACCATCGAACACCTCGAGGATCCCAGCGCCTTCCTTCAGTCGCTGTCTCGGTGCCCTGGCGCAATCGTGGTTTCCACACCGAACCGCGAGACCCATTCGCCAGGGAACCAGCTGGACGACAAGCCGCTTAACGAATTCCACACGGTCGAGTGGACGCCGGCCGAGTTTGCCAAGCTGGTCGGACAAAGCTTTCCCAATCGGCAGGTTCGTTTCCTGAGCCAGCAAATGGGTTGGCCGGGCACGGTCCGAGAGGGCCTCGACGAGTCAGCGATGTATACGATCGCAGTCATCGACGGACCTGAACTCCCTTCGTGGCCGAAAGTAGGGATTTCCATCCCAACCGTCGATGCCGACATGGCAGCGGATGCCTTCCTAACCCTCAGCCGAACCTATCCAGGAGATATCGTGTTCTGCCTCGTCGTAAATGGTGTCGACGACCTCCAGAGAGCGAAGTTTGAGAAGTTGAGAGCGACCGCTCCCAAGCAGATCGAAGTCCTCTATCAGCCCCGCAACCTGGGCTACGGTGTGGGCGCCAACATCGGGCTCGATCACCTCGCCCACCGCGGCGACTGTGAGTTCCTGGCGGTCTCCAACGACGATGTCTTTGCCACCCCGGGCATGCTCTCGGAGCTCGTTTGCGGACTGATTGAACTGCAGAAATCAGGCCTGAAGCCGGGCGCCATCGGCCCCGTCAGCAATTACGTGCATGGGCCACAGCAAGTGGACCTTGGCGAGACCAGTTCCTTCGACGAGCTGCTGTTCAGGGTCGAAGGAAGGCACTCGCAGACCGCCAATTCGGTTTCCCAGACGGACATTCTCCGGGGCCTCTTTGTGCTGTTCGACCAGGATTGCCTCGCCGAGATTGGCGGTTTCGATCCCCGGTTCGGTCTCGGAAACTTCGAGGATGCCGACCACAACTTGCGATGCCAGCTTGCCGGTTACTCGCTGTGGATCGCTGACGGCGCTTTTCTCTATCACAAGGGATCGCAGACGTTCCAGAAGCTTGGCATCGATTACGAACAGTCGATGCTTCGCACGCGGGACCTTTTCTGGGAGAAGTGGGGCGTTGCCTCCGACGAGGATGCGCTCTCGCTGCGCGCGAAGCCGGAAGGCGTCCAACTATTTGTTCCCCTAACTCCGCCCACGTCGAGCGGGCCGAAGCTCATTCTTGGCCCCCAGGAAATCGACGTTTTCAGCCAAGCAACCAACCTCGAATTCGGTGTCTGGGTGTCTCAGCAGCTGAGAGGCAAGGGAATTTCCGAGCGGGAAGCGATCGCCAAGATTCTTGACGCCGCGTAGCTACTTGTCTCGCTTCCGGGCGGGATTGATCGTCAAGTCCTCATCCCCTTGAAGATAGGGGCTGTACTTGCGGGTCGGCGTGTGGGTCAGGTCGGCCACGCGAGCCAAGAAGAACCCAACCGAATCCGCAAAGTCCTCGAGCGTCATGGATTCCTCCGGGCCAACGGCAATGGGTCCCACGGGGGATACGAAGCCGTTCGAAACCAGCTCGGCGAGCGCGCGGTTTGCAGCCTCGCTCGAAGCCTTGGCCCTGGCATCCACGGGCAGCTTTGGCGGCATAAACCGAAAGGAGGGTTTGGCAAGATCGTACAGCCGCTTAAACTCCAGAAGGAGGGAAGAACGGCTTGCCGGGGCCTTATCCTGGGTGGACGTCGCTGGGCGCTGAGCCACCGACTTGATCCGCAACACCTTTCGGATCGACTTTTCGACCCGCTCGATCACGGTCATCATCTCCGCCTGAGTGACCGGCTCAGCCGGAGCCGCGGCCATCGCAACCGTACAGCCAACCGCAAGAAATGCTACCGATAGTCGCCGCAGCATCAAGTGGAGCTTACCGCCCCGCTGGCGCGAATTTCGTCGAGATGCTCCAAAGCACGACCAGTTCCGATCGCGACACAGTTCATTGCGTTCTCCGCGACGCGCACCGGAATGTCGGTGACGCTCTGGAGCAGTCGGTCCAGCCCCTTCAGGAGGGAGCCTCCACCGGTCAGGGTGATTCCGCGTTCGATGATATCGGCACCGAGTTCGGGCGGAGTCTCCTCAAGCACTTGGCACAGCTTCTCGGCGATCATCCGCACGGGATCGGCGAGGGCGTCCCGAATCTCCTCGCTGCTAACCGTGATCGTCGTCGGGAGTCCGGCAACCGTATCCCGCCCTTTCACCTGCATCTGCAGCTCCTGCTGCATCGGAAATGCGGAACCGATCTTGATCTTTATCTCCTCCGCGGTGGGGTCGCCGATCGCAAGGTTGTACTTGTTCCGGATGTGGCGAATAATCGCCTCGTCCATCTTGTTTCCACCCACCCTCAGCGATTGGCTCAGCACGATACCACCGAGGCTGATTACGGCAATATCGGTCGTGCCTCCACCGATGTCGACGACCATGTTGCCCCCCGGTGACGCAATCGGAAGTCCGGCGCCGATTGCGGCAGCCA contains:
- a CDS encoding Glycogen synthase, with the protein product MRVIMLSWEYPPRIVGGISPHVFELSQQLVKQDVEVHVVTKATPQAPDEEVEASGVVVHRVHLEEEPNDFVHEIQLLNQATDLRVRQLLEDWRPGGQPTIFHAHDWLSLDSARELKYEYQLPLVATIHATEAGRHGGIHSDISRYIHEQEYWLTYEAWRIIVCSEFMKGEVQRLFHSPADKVDVIFNGVEPTKFEFDWSEKERADWRSRLALPHEKIVMYVGRFVREKGIHVLLNAASAILASEPNAKFLIVGGGHRERFEKFVRWYGLEEKVLFTGFMANRSLHQLYRVADVAVFPSLYEPFGIVALEGMAAGAPVVSSDAGGLKEVVLHDLTGTTSFAGDAGSLAWAILRTLNDPQRSDRLVAAARDRLKADFDWSKLATKTIATYERVWSEFMHSYWADKTLWPVTPGAEERARELNVKEKALTGAFATRPARPTAVIAPRERISADDALAAEVDAAD
- the mreB_1 gene encoding Rod shape-determining protein MreB, producing MRLSSFRFIPEIGIDLGTANTLVYRRGKGIVLAEPTVVAVSTVNGKVLAVGNEAHEMLGRTPGHIIATKPLRDGVIAEYSTTLKMIEFLLNKVLPRPRLFAPRVLVCVPSGVTGVERRAVEKATKSAGAREAMTIEEPMAAAIGAGLPIASPGGNMVVDIGGGTTDIAVISLGGIVLSQSLRVGGNKMDEAIIRHIRNKYNLAIGDPTAEEIKIKIGSAFPMQQELQMQVKGRDTVAGLPTTITVSSEEIRDALADPVRMIAEKLCQVLEETPPELGADIIERGITLTGGGSLLKGLDRLLQSVTDIPVRVAENAMNCVAIGTGRALEHLDEIRASGAVSST